From the Camarhynchus parvulus chromosome 13, STF_HiC, whole genome shotgun sequence genome, one window contains:
- the B4GALT7 gene encoding beta-1,4-galactosyltransferase 7 has product MGPARRRDALRLRGGGSPPLLRLFPGRLSAFPLFLLALLLGFASLLWLQLSCSGEGPAPGGQHRGAPRQPCPPPAPPQPPHEEPSWAPHRLALLVPFRERFEELLAFVPYMHRFLSKKRIRHRIFILNQVDHFRFNRASLINVGFLESGNDTDYIAMHDVDLLPLNEHLDYGFPEAGPFHVASPELHPLYHYKTYVGGILLLTKQHYELCNGMSNRFWGWGREDDEFYRRIKGAGLQVRRPSGITTGYETFQHLHDPAWRKRDQKRIAAQKQEQFKVDREGGLNNVRYRIESRTDLSVAGAPCTVLNVLLDCDTNETPWCTFG; this is encoded by the exons GTCCCCGCCGCTGCTGCGGCTCTTCCCCGGCCGCCTGTCCGCCTTCCCGCTGTTCCTGCTGGCGCTGCTGCTCGGCTTCGCTTCgctgctctggctccagctcagctgctcgGGCGAGGGGCCGGCGCCGGGCGGGCAGCACCGGGGCGCTCCCCGGCAGCCctgcccgcccccggccccgccgcagccgccCCACGAGGAGCCGTCGTGGGCGCCGCACCGGCTGGCGCTGCTGGTGCCCTTCCGAGAGCGCTtcgaggagctgctggccttCGTGCCCTACATGCACCGCTTCCTCAGCAAGAAGAGGATCCGCCACCGCATCTTCATCCTCAACCAAGTGGATCATTTCAG GTTTAACAGGGCATCCCTGATCAACGTGGGCTTCCTGGAGAGCGGCAACGACACCGACTACATCGCCATGCACGACGTGGATCTCCTGCCCCTCAACGAGCACCTGGACTACGGCTTCCCAGAGGCTGGGCCCTTCCACGTGGCATCCCCTGAGCTGCACCCGCTCTACCACTACAAGACCTACGTGGGTGGCATCCTGCTGCTCACCAAGCAGCACTATGAGCTG TGCAATGGGATGTCTAACCgcttctggggctggggacGCGAGGATGATGAGTTCTATCGACGTATCAAAGGAGCTGGTCTCCAG gtcCGTCGTCCCTCTGGAATCACAACTGGATACGAGACTTTCCAGCACCTGCACGACCCAGCCTGGAGGAAGAGGGACCAGAAGCGCATCGCTGCACAGAAGCAG GAACAGTTCAAGGTGGATCGGGAGGGAGGCCTGAACAACGTGAGGTACCGCATCGAGTCACGGACAGATCTGAGCGTGGCAGGAGCCCCTTGCACCGTCCTCAATGTCCTGCTGGACTGTGACACAAACGAGACGCCCTGGTGCACGTTTGGCTGA
- the N4BP3 gene encoding NEDD4-binding protein 3, with protein sequence MAAAQGPVTCEPDTRVLGTYLSSEPVGVVGSMGSVGSLVEKQDLSPLELRAPLGGSRGLRQPDGLLRKGPNQRELFGYLHGAKKDTRAERKHQTSGACYKRDYESDRENRSPERCSREHHRGADFSKSSLPERGRFDKCRIRPSAFKAVAGKGLVSMQGLSSSKGQKLSKSNGSLHTLLSQSSTAAPQHGPLRTHLLHAISLDEASDSSHNSIQSFPSYGSRLKPAQSQFSASMGHINHIGGSLDRVSRSPRDTLAPEKMPLSCKSMATLSRLQSPGEPPPPYEFSYSLEDAVKQLEDRLQETGGELRQLKRSLSETEDPFTQAFEDKQRLWLDELEDLKQMYMARLQQVMQQAQRGQRALQLQLYKAQQEKKRLQEELSLQQCQCEESKLRQPQGEHGSPKLEETKWEVCQKAAEISLLKQQLRDTQEEMAQKLGEIFSLKTQLREAKAEVQARDSQLAQLADSFQSPPEPGTSLPLGDDPMPSCQDFPGCETDDSKCRGLQSDSAEPLERQVEWLWAELLRERRQGQLQAVNFELERKTWQEEKEKVLRYQRELQASYMEMYHRSQALERELRQLRAEPRDVRIDSPWIERVESSKI encoded by the exons atggcagcagcacagggtccTGTGACCTGTGAGCCCGACACGCGTGTCCTCGGCACCTACCTCTCCTCGGAGCCCGTCGGTGTGGTTGGCAGCATGGGCAGCGTGGGCAGCCTGGTGGAGAAGCAGGATCTGTCCCCCCTGGAGCTGCGGGCCCCGCTGGGCGGCTCGCGGGGGCTCCGGCAGCCCGACGGGTTGCTGCGCAAGGGGCCGAACCAGCGGGAGCTCTTTGGGTACCTGCACGGGGCCAAGAAGGATACGCGGGCGGAGCGGAAGCACCAGACATCGGGCGCCTGCTACAAGCGGGACTACGAGAGCGACCGCGAGAACCGATCCCCCGAGCGCTGCTCCCGCGAGCATCACCGCGGGGCTGACTTCTCCAAGAGCTCCCTGCCAGAGCGGGGCCGCTTTGACAAG TGTCGTATCAGGCCCTCGGCCTTCAAGGCagtggctgggaaggggctggtcTCCATGCAGGGCCTGTCCTCGTCCAAGGGGCAGAAGTTGTCCAAGAGCAATGGGAGCCTGCACACGCTGCTGTCGCAGAGCAGCACGGCGGCTCCGCAGCACGGCCCGCTCCGCACCCACCTGCTCCACGCCATCAGCCTGGATGAGGCCTCTGACTCCAGCCACAACTCCATCCAGAGCTTCCCATCCTATGGCTCCCGCCTCAAGCCTGCCCAGAGCCAGTTCAGCGCCTCCATGGGCCACATCAACCACATTGGGGGCTCCTTGGACAGGGTTTCCCGGAGCCCCAGGGATACCCTGGCCCCTGAGAAGATGCCCCTGTCCTGCAAAAGCATGGCCACCCtgagcaggctgcagagccctggtgaGCCCCCACCGCCCTACGAGTTCTCCTACTCGCTGGAGGACGCGGTGAAGCAGCTGGAGGACCGGCTGCAGGAGACAGGAGGGGAGCTGAGGCAGCTCAAGAGGAGCCTCAGCGAGACTGAAGACCCCTTCACAcag GCGTTTGAGGACAAGCAGCGACTGTGGCTGGACGAGCTGGAGGACCTGAAGCAGATGTACATGGCCCGGCTGCAGCAGGTGATGCAGCAGGCGCAGCGCGGGCAGCGGgcgctgcagctgcagctctacaaggcacagcaggagaagaagcggctgcaggaggagctgagcctgcagcagtgccagtgcgAGGAGAGCAAGCTCCGGCAGCCCCAGGGCGAGCATGGCAGCCCCAAACTGGAGGAGACCAAGTGGGAG gtgtgccagaaagcagcagagatctccctgctgaagcagcagctccgggACACCCAGGAGGAGATGGCTCAGAAGCTGGGGGAGATCTTCAGCCTGAAGACGCAGCTGCGGGAGGCCAAGGCAGAGGTCCAGGCCAGGGACTcgcagctggcacagctggcagacTCCTTCCAGAGCCCCCCGGAGCCCGGCACCTCGCTGCCCCTGGGCGATGACCCCATGCCGTCGTGCCAGGACTTCCCTGGCTGCGAAACTGATGACTCCAAGTGCCGGGGCCTGCAGAGCGACTCGGCGGAGCCCCTGGAGCGGCAGGTGGagtggctgtgggcagagctgctgcggGAGCGGCGTCAGggccagctgcaggctgtgaaCTTTGAGCTGGAGAGGAAAACgtggcaggaggagaaggagaaggtgcTGCGGTACCAGCGGGAGCTCCAGGCCAGCTACATGGAGATGTACCACCGGAGCCAGGCGCTGGAGCGGGAGCTGCGGCAGCTGCGGGCGGAGCCCAGGGATGTCAGGATCGATTCGCCCTGGATCGAGCGGGTGGAGTCCTCCAAGATCTGA
- the NHP2 gene encoding H/ACA ribonucleoprotein complex subunit 2 — MAREKPEAAAEAEATPELSYREQLDFLNPIAQPLASRKLTRKLLKCIRKATKHKQLRRGVKEVQKFINKGEKGITVLAGDTLPIDVYCHIPIMCEDRSLPYAYVPSKTDLGAAAGSKRPTCVILIKPHEEYQEAYDECLEEVSALPLPL, encoded by the exons ATGGCGCGGGAGAAGCCGGAGGCGGCGGCCGAGGCGGAGGCGACGCCGGAGCTCTCGTACCGGGAGCAGCTCGACTTCCTGAACCCCATCGCGCAGCCGCTCGCGTCCCGCAAGCTCACCCGAAAGCTGCTCAAGTGCATCAGGAAAG CGACCAAGCACAAGCAGCTCCGCCGCGGTGTGAAGGAGGTGCAGAAGTTCATCAACAAGGGCGAGAAGGG GATCACCGTGCTGGCCGGGGACACGCTGCCCATCGATGTCTACTGCCACATCCCCATCATGTGCGAGGACAGGAGCCTCCCGTACGCATACGTCCCTTCCAAAACG gacctgggagctgcagccggCTCCAAGCGCCCGACCTGTGTCATCCTGATCAAGCCCCACGAGGAGTACCAGGAGGCCTACGACGAGTGCCTGGAGGAGGTGTCGGCGCTTCCCCTGCCGCTGTGA